One Elephas maximus indicus isolate mEleMax1 chromosome X, mEleMax1 primary haplotype, whole genome shotgun sequence DNA segment encodes these proteins:
- the PLXNA3 gene encoding plexin-A3 isoform X5, with protein MPPVCLLLLLLAMERAWGSRPFRAFTVTDTTLTHLAVHRVTGEVFVGAVNRVFKLAPNLTELRVHITGPVEDNARCYPPPSMRVCTHRLAPVDNVNKLLLIDYAARRLVACGSIWQGICQFLRLDDLFKLGEPHRRKEHYLSGAQEPDSMAAVIVEQGQGPSKLFVGTAVDGKSEYFPTLSSRKLLGNEDSADMFSLVYQDEFVSSQIKIPSDTLSLYPAFDIYYIYGFVSSSFVYFLTLQLDTQQTLLDAAGEKFFTSKIVRMCAGDSEFYSYIEFPIGCSWRGVEYRLVQSAHLAKPGLLLARALGVPADEDVLFTVFSQGQKNRASPPRQTVLCLFTLGNINAHIRRRIQSCYRGEGTLALPWLLNKELPCINTVSPSLPHPSWATSPTRAWRGFFLAVFLFPVLHGMALPCHPDSPPHPPGRTHPHTTGPVHDRPNPLLPALPPPSPSLTPDFPWGSGKAVRPGWGQWAHGGLWAPSQLVCDSRRLSSRILSLSPQPMQINGNFCGLVLNQPLGGLHVIEGLPLLADSTEGMASVAAYTYHQHSVVFIGTRSGSLKKVRVDGSQDAYLYETVPVVDGSPIFRDLLFSPDHQYIYLLSEKQVSQLPVETCEQYSSCAACLGSGDPHCGWCVLRHRCCREGACPGASALHGFAEELSKCVQVHVRPNNVSVTSPGLQLTVAMHNVPDLSAGVSCAFEEVTESEALLLPSGELRCPSPSLQELQALTRGHGATRTIRLQLLSKESGVRFAGADLVFYNCSVLQSCMSCVGSPYPCHWCKYRHVCTCHPHECSFQEGRVHSPEGCPEILPGGDLLIPVGVMQPLTLRAKNLPQPQSGQKNYECVVRVQGRQQRVPAVRFNSSSVQCQNASYSYEGEEHGDTEFDFSVVWDGDFPIDKPPSFRALLYKCWAQRPSCGLCLKADPRFNCGWCISEHKCQLRAHCPAPQTNWMHPSQKSSRCSHPRITQVHPLMGPKEGGTWVTIVGENLGLTSRELGLRVAGVRCNAIPTEYISAERIVCEMEESLVPSPPPGPVELCVGDCSADFQTQSDQLYTFVTPTFHRVSPGRGPAAGGTRLTIVGSSLDAGSRVTVTVRDGECQFVRRDAESIVCISPVSTLGPSQALITLVIDRANISSPGVVYTYTQDPTVTRLEPTWSIINGSTAITVSGTHLLTVQEPRVRAKYRGIETTNTCQVINDTAMLCKAPGIFLGRPQPQAQGEHPDEFGFLLDHVQTARFLNRSAFTYYPDPSFEPLGPSGVLDVKPGSHVVLKGKNLIPAATGSSRLNYTVLIGGQPCALTVSDTQLLCDSPSQTGRQPVMVLVGGLEFWLGTLHVTAERALTLPAVVGMAVGGGLLLLAIAAVLVAYKRKTQDADRTLKRLQLQMDNLESRVALECKEAFAELQTDINELTNHMDGVQIPFLDYRTYAVRVLFPGIEAHPVLKELDTPPNVEKALRLFGQLLHSRAFVLTFIHTLEAQSSFSMRDRGTVASLTMVALQSRLDYATGLLKQLLADLIEKNLESKNHPKLLLRRTESVAEKMLTNWFTFLLHKFLKECAGEPLFLLYCAIKQQMEKGPIDAITGEARYSLSEDKLIRQQIDYKTLTLHCVCPESEGSAQVPVKVLNCDSITQTKDKLLDTVYKGVPYSQRPKAEDMDLEWRQGRMARIILQDEDVTTKIECDWKRVNSLAHYQVTDGSLVALVPKQVSAYNMASSFTFTRSLSRYESLLRTASSPDSLRSRAPMITPDQETGTKLWHLVKNHDHLDQREGDRGSKMVSEIYLTRLLATKGTLQKFVDDLFETVFSTAHRGSALPLAIKYMFDFLDEQADRRQISDPDVRHTWKSNCLPLRFWVNVIKNPQFVFDIHKSSITDACLSVVAQTFMDSCSTSEHRLGKDSPSNKLLYAKDIPSYKSWVERYYRDIAKMASISDQDMDAYLVEQSRLHASDFNVLSALSELYFYVTKYRQEILSAMDRDASCRKHKLRQKLEQIISLVSNSS; from the exons ATGCCCCCTGTCTGCCTCCTGCTGTTGCTCCTCGCCATGGAGAGGGCCTGGGGCAGCAGGCCTTTCCGCGCCTTCACGGTGACTGACACCACGCTCACACATCTGGCCGTGCATCGGGTGACTGGAGAGGTGTTTGTGGGCGCAGTGAACCGTGtcttcaagttggcccccaacctGACAGAGCTGCGTGTTCACATCACGGGCCCTGTCGAGGACAATGCCCGCTGCTACCCGCCCCCCAGCATGCGGGTGTGCACCCACCGCCTGGCTCCCGTGGATAATGTCAACAAGCTTCTGCTCATAGACTACGCGGCCCGGCGCCTTGTAGCTTGTGGCAGCATCTGGCAGGGCATCTGCCAGTTCCTACGGCTGGACGACCTGTTCAAGCTGGGCGAACCACACCGCCGCAAGGAGCACTACCTGTCAGGGGCCCAGGAGCCTGACTCCATGGCTGCTGTCATCGTGGAGCAGGGCCAGGGGCCCAGCAAGCTGTTCGTGGGCACCGCTGTCGATGGCAAGTCCGAGTACTTTCCCACCCTGAGTTCCCGCAAGCTCCTGGGCAACGAGGACAGTGCTGACATGTTCAGTCTG GTGTACCAGGACGAGTTTGTCTCCTCCCAGATCAAGATTCCCTCCGACACACTGTCCTTGTACCCTGCCTTCGACATCTACTACATCTATGGCTTTGTGAGCAGCTCCTTTGTGTACTTCCTGACCCTGCAGCTGGACACCCAGCAGACCCTCCTGGATGCCGCTGGCGAGAAGTTCTTCACCTCCAAGATTGTGCGCATGTGCGCTGGGGACTCGGAGTTCTACTCGTACATCGAGTTCCCCATCGGCTGCTCCTGGCGCGGCGTGGAGTACCGCCTGGTGCAGAGCGCCCACCTGGCCAAGCCAGGCCTGCTGCTGGCGCGGGCACTGGGCGTGCCAGCCGACGAGGATGTCCTCTTCACCGTCTTCTCCCAGGGCCAGAAAAACCGGGCCAGTCCGCCCCGGCAGACCGTTCTCTGCCTCTTCACCCTCGGCAATATCAATGCACACATCCGCCGCCGCATCCAGTCCTGCTATCGGGGGGAGGGCACGCTGGCCCTGCCCTGGCTCCTGAACAAGGAGTTGCCCTGCATCAACACCGTGAGCCCCAGCCTGCCCCATCCCAGCTGGGCCACCTCCCCCACTCGGGCCTGGCGAGGCTTTTTTCTTGCAGTCTTTCTTTTCCCAGTGCTCCATGGCATGGCTCTCCCCTGCCACCCTGactcccctccccatcccccagGGAGAACTCATCCCCACACCACAGGTCCAGTCCATGATCGTCCCAACCCCCTCCTGCCTGCTCTCCCTCCTCCATCTCCCTCTTTAACCCCTGATTTCCCATGGGGCTCAGGGAAGGCAGTCAGGCCTGGCTGGGGACAGTGGGCACATGGGGGCTTATGGGCCCCAAGCCAGCTGGTGTGTGATTCCCGTCGCCTGAGCTCACGCATACTCTCTTTGTCCCCCCAGCCCATGCAGATCAATGGAAACTTTTGTGGGCTAGTGTTGAACCAGCCGTTGGGTGGCCTACATGTGATCGAGGGGCTGCCCCTGCTGGCTGACAGCACTGAGGGCATGGCCAGCGTGGCCGCCTACACCTACCACCAGCACTCAGTGGTCTTCATCGGCACGCGCAGTGGTAGTCTGAAGAAG GTGCGGGTTGATGGCTCCCAGGATGCCTATCTGTACGAGACGGTCCCTGTTGTCGATGGCAGCCCCATCTTCCGCGATCTGCTCTTCAGCCCCGACCACCAGTACATCTATCTCCTGAGTGAGAAGCAG GTAAGCCAGCTCCCGGTGGAGACCTGTGAGCAGTACTCAAGCTGTGCAGCTTGCCTGGGCTCCGGGGACCCGCACTGTGGCTGGTGCGTGCTGCGGCACAG ATGCTGCCGTGAAGGCGCCTGCCCGGGTGCCTCTGCCCTGCATGGCTTTGCTGAAGAGTTGAGCAAGTGTGTCCAGGTGCATGTTCGGCCCAACAATGTATCGGTGACGTCGCCGGGGTTGCAG CTGACTGTAGCCATGCACAACGTGCCAGACCTCAGCGCGGGCGTCAGCTGTGCCTTCGAGGAAGTGACCGAGAGTGAGGCTCTCCTGCTGCCCTCTGGCGAGCTGCGCTGCCCCTCGCCCTCCCTCCAAGAGCTCCAGGCGCTCACCAGGGGGCACG GTGCCACCCGCACCATACGGCTGCAGCTGCTCTCCAAGGAGAGTGGCGTGCGCTTTGCTGGGGCCGACCTTGTCTTCTACAACTGCAGCGTCCTCCAGTC GTGCATGTCCTGCGTCGGCAGCCCTTACCCCTGCCACTGGTGTAAGTACCGCCACGTGTGCACCTGCCACCCCCACGAGTGCTCCTTCCAGGAGGGCAGGGTCCACAGCCCTGAG GGCTGCCCCGAAATCCTGCCCGGCGGGGACCTCCTGATCCCAGTCGGCGTTATGCAACCTCTTACCCTGCGGGCCAAGAACCTGCCGCAGCCGCAGTCGGGCCAGAAGAACTATGAGTGTGTGGTCCGCGTGCAGGGCCGGCAGCAGCGCGTGCCGGCCGTGCGCTTCAACAGCAGCAGCGTGCAGTGTCAGAACGCATCG TACTCCTATGAAGGTGAGGAGCATGGTGACACGGAGTTCGACTTCTCTGTGGTCTGGGATGGGGATTTCCCCATTGACAAGCCTCCTAGCTTCCGAG CCCTCCTGTACAAGTGCTGGGCACAACGCCCCAGCTGTGGCCTCTGCCTCAAGGCTGACCCCCGCTTCAACTGTGGCTGGTGCATCTCGGAGCACAAGTGCCAGCTGCGTGCCCACTGCCCAGCCCCCCAAACCAACTGGATGCACCCAAGCCAGAAGAGCTCTCGCTGCAGCCACCCACGCATCACACAG GTCCACCCGCTCATGGGTCCCAAGGAGGGCGGCACCTGGGTCACCATAGTGGGTGAGAACCTGGGTCTCACCTCGAGGGAGCTGGGCCTTCGCGTGGCTGGTGTGCGCTGCAATGCCATCCCTACTGAGTATATCAGCGCTGAGAG GATCGTGTGTGAGATGGAGGAGTCACTAGTACCCAGCCCACCACCAGGGCCTGTGGAGCTGTGTGTTGGCGACTGCTCGGCTGACTTCCAGACGCAATCTGACCAGCTCTACACCTTCGTG ACGCCGACCTTCCACCGTGTGAGCCCGGGCCGGGGCCCGGCGGCGGGAGGCACACGGCTCACCATCGTGGGCAGCTCTCTGGATGCTGGCAGCAGGGTCACGGTGACCGTGAGAGATGGCGAATGCCAGTTCGTGAG GAGAGACGCCGAGTCTATCGTCTGCATCTCGCCAGTCTCCACCCTGGGCCCCAGCCAGGCTCTCATCACGCTAGTCATTGACCGGGCCAACATCTCCAGTCCCGGTGTCGTCTACACCTACACCCAGGACCCCACTGTCACACGTCTTGAGCCCACCTGGAGCATTATCAA TGGCAGCACTGCCATCACTGTGAGTGGGACCCACCTACTGACGGTCCAGGAGCCCCGAGTCCGGGCTAAGTACCGTGGTATTGAGACCACGAAC ACATGCCAGGTGATCAATGACACGGCCATGCTGTGTAAGGCCCCTGGGATCTTCCTGGGGCGGCCCCAGCCCCAGGCACAAGGGGAGCACCCTGATGAGTTCGGCTTCCTGCTGGACCACGTGCAGACGGCACGCTTCCTCAACCGCTCTGCCTTCACCTACTACCCCGATCCCAGCTTCGAGCCACTGGGGCCTTCTGGTGTTCTGGATGTCAAACCTGGCTCCCATGTGGTGCTGAAG GGCAAGAACCTGATCCCCGCAGCCACAGGCAGCTCCCGCCTCAACTACACGGTGCTGATTGGGGGCCAGCCATGCGCGCTGACTGTCTCGGACACACAGCTCCTGTGCGACTCGCCCAGCCAGACGGGCCGGCAGCCTGTCATG GTGCTGGTGGGCGGCCTGGAGTTCTGGCTGGGCACGCTGCACGTCACGGCCGAGCGGGCGCTAACCCTACCGGCCGTGGTGGGGATGGCCGTGGGGGGCGGGCTCTTGCTGCTAGCCATCGCCGCTGTGCTGGTGGCCTATAAGCGCAAGACACAGGACGCAGACCGCACACTCAAGCGGCTGCAACTGCAGATGGACAACCTGGAGTCCCGGGTGGCCCTGGAGTGCAAGGAAG CCTTCGCCGAGCTGCAGACGGACATCAACGAGCTGACGAACCACATGGACGGGGTGCAGATCCCCTTCCTGGACTACCGTACCTACGCCGTGCGCGTGCTCTTCCCGGGCATCGAGGCCCACCCAGTGCTCAAGGAGCTGGAC ACACCCCCCAATGTCGAGAAGGCTCTGCGCCTCTTCGGACAGCTGCTGCACAGCCGGGCGTTCGTGCTCACCTTCATCCACACCCTGGAGGCCCAGAGCAGCTTCTCCATGCGCGACCGAGGCACCGTGGCCTCGCTGACCATGGTGGCCCTGCAAAGCCGGCTTGACTATGCCACCGGGCTGCTCAAGCAACTGCTAGCGGACCTCATTGAGAAAAACCTCGAGAGCAAGAACCACCCAAAGCTGCTGCTGCGCAG GACAGAGTCCGTGGCGGAGAAGATGCTCACCAACTGGTTCACGTTCTTGCTGCACAAGTTTCTGAAG GAGTGTGCAGGGGAGCCCCTCTTCCTGCTCTACTGCGCCATCAAGCAGCAGATGGAGAAGGGCCCCATCGATGCCATCACCGGCGAGGCTCGCTACTCGCTGAGCGAAGACAAGCTCATCCGGCAGCAGATCGACTACAAGACACTG ACCCTGCACTGTGTGTGTCCGGAGAGCGAGGGCAGTGCCCAGGTTCCTGTGAAGGTTCTCAACTGTGACAGCATCACCCAGACCAAAGACAAGCTGCTGGATACTGTGTACAAGGGTGTCCCCTATTCCCAGCGCCCCAAAGCCGAGGACATGGACCTGG AATGGCGCCAGGGCCGCATGGCCCGTATCATCCTCCAGGATGAGGACGTCACCACCAAGATCGAATGTGACTGGAAGAGGGTCAACTCACTGGCCCACTACCAG GTGACAGATGGTTCCTTGGTGGCACTGGTGCCCAAACAAGTGTCTGCCTATAACATGGCTAGCTCCTTCACATTCACTCGCTCCCTCAGCCGCTACG AGAGCTTGCTGCGCACGGCCAGCAGCCCTGACAGCCTGCGCTCGCGGGCACCCATGATCACGCCTGACCAGGAGACAGGTACCAAGCTTTGGCACCTGGTGAAGAACCATGACCACCTGGACCAGCGCGAGGGTGACCGTGGTAGCAAAATGGTCTCGGAGATATACCTGACACGACTGCTAGCCACCAAG GGCACCCTGCAGAAGTTTGTAGATGACCTCTTCGAGACTGTGTTCAGCACAGCCCACCGCGGCTCAGCTCTGCCACTGGCCATCAAGTACATGTTTGACTTCTTGGATGAGCAGGCAGACCGACGGCAGATCAGTGACCCTGATGTGCGGCACACCTGGAAGAGCAACTG CCTGCCTCTGCGTTTCTGGGTGAACGTCATCAAGAACCCTCAGTTCGTGTTCGACATTCACAAGAGCAGTATCACGGACGCCTGCCTCTCGGTGGTGGCCCAGACCTTCATGGACTCCTGCTCCACGTCTGAGCACCGGCTGGGCAAGGACTCGCCCTCCAACAAGCTGCTCTATGCCAAGGACATCCCCAGCTACAAGAGCTGGGTGGAGAG GTACTACCGGGACATTGCCAAGATGGCATCCATCAGTGACCAGGACATGGACGCCTACCTGGTGGAGCAGTCCCGCCTGCATGCCAGTGACTTCAATGTCCTGAGTGCACTCAGCGAGCTCTACTTCTATGTCACCAAGTATCGCCAGGAG attCTGAGTGCCATGGACCGAGACGCCTCTTGTCGAAAGCACAAGTTGCGCCAGAAGCTGGAACAGATCATCAGCCTTGTGTCCAACAGCAGCTGA